Proteins encoded within one genomic window of Canis lupus dingo isolate Sandy chromosome 28, ASM325472v2, whole genome shotgun sequence:
- the LOC112671987 gene encoding LOW QUALITY PROTEIN: mitochondrial import inner membrane translocase subunit TIM14-like (The sequence of the model RefSeq protein was modified relative to this genomic sequence to represent the inferred CDS: substituted 2 bases at 2 genomic stop codons) encodes MACTVVAVGLTVATAGFAEHYVLQAIKQMEPQIKQVFQNLSKSAFSDGYDRDAFEPKMTKQEAALILDISLTANKGKIEDVHXXIMLLSHPEKGGSPYIAAKITEAKDLPKGQAKK; translated from the coding sequence ATGGCCTGTACAGTGGTAGCAGTTGGATTGACTGTTGCTACTGCAGGATTTGCAGAGCATTATGTTTTGCAAGCCATAAAACAAATGGAGCCtcaaataaaacaagtttttCAAAATCTATCAAAATCTGCCTTCAGTGATGGCTATGATAGAGATGCATTTGAACCCAAAATGACAAAACAAGAAGCAGCATTGATACTAGACATAAGCCTTACAgccaataaaggaaaaatagaagatgTTCATTGATGAATTATGCTTTTAAGTCACCCAGAAAAGGGAGGATCTCCTTATATAGCAGCCAAAATCACTGAAGCTAAAGATTTACCCAAAGGCCAAgctaaaaaatga